The DNA window TCGCAATCAACGCATTCAGATGGCGCCTTTTTTCCAACAGCTGTTGGCGGTGCTCCCTTAGCGCTTCCAGTTCATCAAAGGATGGAGAATGAACGATCTGTTTGATCGTTTCCAGATCCACACTAAGTTCACGGTAAAAGAGGATTTGCTGCAAAAGATCGACTTCGCGCGGCCCGTATAGCCGATACCCGGCTTCGCTCCATCGCGCCGGCTTCAGCAAACCAATCTCATCGTAATACCGAAGCGTCCGGCTTGTCACCCCCGCCAGTTTCGCCAGCTCATGCACTGTGTACTCCACTTCCCTCACCTCCCTATTCATGACGATACACCTTGACGCAACGTAAAGGTAAAGAGGAAAAAAGAAAAAAGGGCTCACACCCAGCCCTCATCGAACAACCACTGTTTCATTTGTTGAAAGCGATGCCTTTCATCAATTTTTCTTCGTTTTCTCGATATGCGGCATCTTCGTGATCACAATCGGATGGTTCAAATCGACGTTAGGCAACAGCTGCGGCTCGCTAGTTGTTTCCATCGCCCCCGCTTGTTTCACATGAGGCGAAAGCGGCTGATCAACCGAATCGCGGATGATGACATGCTGACGAAACGACGCATATGGTTCCTTTGTTTTGTCCGTCTCAGCCCATTGCGAGGGAAAGACGACAGCACATACAAACAACATTCCCATCGCGGCAAAGAGAAGAACATTTCGCTTCACTCGCACCACCTCTATCCCAATTAGACGATGCCAAAGGTAATTCGTTTCTCCGTTGCCGCTAAACAAAAACGCCATCACCATTACGTCCCGCAAAACGTCCGGTACGGCCGGTCGGACGGCGGCGGAAGTTCCGCGTACTCCGCTTGTTCCGGCGAATACGCGTACGGGTCAGCCAGCGCTTTGAGGAAGCGCTCCATCACGCTGTAGTCGCCGTCATCGACCGCGGCAGCCAACGCCTCTTCAACCCGATGGTTGCGCGGAATGACGGCCGGATTATGGCGGCGCATCCGTTCATACGCTTCTTCCCGCGAGACCGATTCTTGGCTGAGCCTCGTTTGCCAGCGCTCGTGCCACTCGCGAAACTCGGAAGCGTCAAAGAGCGCCATTCCGGTGTACTCGCCTAACGTCAACGCCCGGAACGTGTTCGTATAATCAGCGCGGTACTCTTCCATCAGCCCCAATAAATCCGCGATAAGCCCGCCATCCCCCTCTTGCGCTTCAGCCAAACCGAGTTTCGCTCTCATCCCGTCGAGCCAATAACGATGGTACAACGTTGGATATTGATCGAGCGCTTCCTGCGCCAACGCCACCGCCTTTTTTTCATCCTCATTCAACAACGGCAACAAGCTCTCCACCAATCGGGCTAAGTTCCACCCTCCGATATACGGCTGATTGCCGTACGCATACCGCCCTTCCGTATCGATGGAGCTGAACACCGTCTTCAAATCATACGTGTCCATAAACGCGCATGGCCCGTAATCGATCGTTTCCCCGCTGATCGTCATATTATCGGTGTTCATCACCCCGTGGACGAAACCGACAAGCTGCCATTTGGCGATCAATGCCGCTTGCCGTGCGATGACTTGTTCGAGCAAAAACAAATAGCGGTTCTCCGTCTCCTCACCCCCGGGAAAATGCCGCTCAAGCGCATAATCGGCCAACGCGCGCAGCTCTTCTTTCGTCCCCCATTGCGCCGCGTATTGGAACGTCCCGACACGCAAATGACTTGAGGCGACGCGGGTTAACACCGCCCCAGGCAGTTCGGTTTCCCGCCTAATCGTCTCTCCTGTTGTCACGACCGCCAAGCTGCGGGTCGTCGGAATGCCAAGGGCGTGCATCGCCTCGCTCACGATGTACTCCCGCAGCATCGGCCCGAGCGCCGCCCGCCCGTCGCCGCCGCGCGAATACGGCGTTCGTCCCGAGCCTTTCAGCTGGATATCCACCCGCTTGCCGCTTGGGGTGACATGCTCGCCGAGCAGCACCGCCCGTCCGTCGCCAAGCATCGTGAAATAACCGAACTGATGCCCGGCATACGCCTGCGCCAGCGGCTCAGCCCCGTCCGGGATCCGATTTCCCGCCAGCACCGCCACCCCTGCTTCGCTTCGCAATGCTTCCTCATTCAACCCAAGTTCTTCCGCAAGCGATCGATTGAACACCGCCAGTTTCGGCGCGCGCACCGGCGTGGGGGAAACGCGGCTGAAAAAGCGTTCCGGCAGCCTTGCATAACGGTTGTCAAACGTCCAACCCGCATCCAATTTGATCATCTCCTTTTTTGGCCGAGCTATGGTTTTATTGTATGGCAAAACCGGCGGCATAATAAATCGAAAACACGCGGTTCCCCCCAAAAATTCAACCACCCCTTTTCGACGAAACCCGCCATCTTTTCTCTTTCGCTCCTGTTCCGTTTCGCCTATAATGGCCATGAGGAGGTGAAACGAATGGAAGAAAACACAATCATTCAAGCGGTGCTCCTCGCGCTCGAACAACATTCCGACAAAATCAGCTCGAAAATGCAGGAAATGGAACAGCGACTGCACGATAAAATGCAAGCGATGGAACAACGACTGCGCGGTGAAATGCATGAAATGGAGCAACGACTCCGCGGCGAAATGCACGAAATGGAGCAGCAACTCCGCAGCGAAATCCATGCTGTCGAAACCCG is part of the Geobacillus sp. 46C-IIa genome and encodes:
- a CDS encoding YdiU family protein produces the protein MIKLDAGWTFDNRYARLPERFFSRVSPTPVRAPKLAVFNRSLAEELGLNEEALRSEAGVAVLAGNRIPDGAEPLAQAYAGHQFGYFTMLGDGRAVLLGEHVTPSGKRVDIQLKGSGRTPYSRGGDGRAALGPMLREYIVSEAMHALGIPTTRSLAVVTTGETIRRETELPGAVLTRVASSHLRVGTFQYAAQWGTKEELRALADYALERHFPGGEETENRYLFLLEQVIARQAALIAKWQLVGFVHGVMNTDNMTISGETIDYGPCAFMDTYDLKTVFSSIDTEGRYAYGNQPYIGGWNLARLVESLLPLLNEDEKKAVALAQEALDQYPTLYHRYWLDGMRAKLGLAEAQEGDGGLIADLLGLMEEYRADYTNTFRALTLGEYTGMALFDASEFREWHERWQTRLSQESVSREEAYERMRRHNPAVIPRNHRVEEALAAAVDDGDYSVMERFLKALADPYAYSPEQAEYAELPPPSDRPYRTFCGT
- a CDS encoding DUF1640 domain-containing protein, whose amino-acid sequence is MEENTIIQAVLLALEQHSDKISSKMQEMEQRLHDKMQAMEQRLRGEMHEMEQRLRGEMHEMEQQLRSEIHAVETRLEAKIDSLREEMQQMNRQLNERSDRLEEELADTQTSVEVLTTKVLHHDRKLRQLAKQA